The window TTCATTGAAAGTGTTGCTAGTAATACTGGTTGGGGGGCCCACTGTAACGGTGTTGCTACAGGTGGGCCATGGTCTCGGTCAGAAATTGATCTTCACATCAATCACCTTGAGTTACTAGCTGCTTTTTACGCACTTCAGTCATTTGTTCCGCAGTATAAGTCTGCTGCACACATCAGACTGAAAGTGGATAATTCAACTGCAGTAGCTTGTATCAATAATTTTGGCAGCATAAGGTCCCCTTCTTTAAATACTTTGTCTAGAACTATTTGGGACTGGTGTATATCTAGGAAGATTCACATTTCTGCAGTATCTATTCCGGGAGTTGACAATACAGTAGCAGATGTCATGTCCAGGCAAAATTCTGACAAGCTAGAATGGGCACTAAATTGTTCAGTCTTCCAGCGTTTGTCCTCTTTGGTTTTCAAACCAGACATTGATCTGTTTGCCAGTAGGCTTAACAAGCAATTACCAGTTTTTATATCTTGGCATCCAGAACCTAACTGCTATGCTGTAGATGCATTTAGTACTTTATGGACACCATTTAAATGCTATGTTTTTCCTCCTTTCTGTCTAATCCCTAGAGTGCTAGAAAAGATGGAAAGAGAGCATGTGGACCAGTTTCTCCTAATTGCACCAGTATGGCCAACGCAAAGCTGGTACCCCCTCCTTCTGAGAACGTCATACAAGACACCAATACTTCTACCTCAAGATCCTCAACTCTTACACCTGGCTCACTCCAACAAGCTTCATCCTCTGCACGACAGACTCCAACTTGCCGCATGGATCTTATCAGCCAACAGCTGCAGGCAGGTGGACTTTCGACACAGGCTACTGAACTCATCTGTGCCTCATGGACCAAAGGGACTGAGAAACAGTACAAGCCTGTATGGAAGACTTGGAGTAGCTGGTGTGATCAGAGGCACATCAATCCCCTTCAGGGTAATGCAGTCCATTTAGTTAATTTCTTGGCTGAACAATTCCACCAGGGTAAGAGCTATAGTACTTTGAACACTTACAGATCTGCAATATCCACTACTCTCCACTTGATTAGGGATGATAAACTTGGAGATCACCCATATGTTTCTAGATGTCTAAAAGGAGTGTTTGTTTCAAGGCCTCCATCTCCTAGATATTCGTTTACGTGGAATGTTTCCCAACTCACATCCTACCTGGCTGCACAACCTCCTGTCCAAAGTCTTAGTTTAAAGGCACTAACTTTGAGAACTGTGACACTTTGTTCCTTGGTATCGGCCCAGAGAGAACAGACTTTGTGCTCATTGGACTTAGACAATATGTCTATTTATGAGGATGAGATCAAATTTGTCATAGGTTCCAGAACAAAGACTTCTCGTCCTGGGAAGAAACCTTTAGAAGTTTCCATTCCATCCTTACCCACTAAGCTCAGTCTCTGCCCTAAACAGACACTGTTACATTATATTCATTGTACGCAACACCTGCGCAAGTCAGGGGAGCAGACTGTATCTCAGTTGTTCATTTCTCATGTTAAACCACACAAGCCTGTTTCCTCATCTACTTTAGGTAGATGGATTAAGACTATTATGACTGATTCAGGCATTGACACTAGTATATTTAAACCACATAGTGTGAGGGATGCATCTACATCTGCTTTGTATCAAAGGGGCGCATCTTTAGCTGAAATTATGAAGATGGCAGACTGGTCATCAGAACGCACATTTAATCGTTTCTATAATCGCAATGTCTATAACACCAATCCCTCTTCATTAGCAGGCAGATTGGTATTATCATAGATATTCAGTAACGTTTATTTATGTACAGACCATTGTATCAAGTCTACAATTAAAGCACTATCATGtcacatatttttgttttttcccctgGCTTCGGTTCTTTAAAATCGCACagttatcccataatgcggagtgtatcgaaagagaattttaaaattagacgagaggtacttaccttgaagtgtaattgtaattctctgaagatacacggagcattatgggataatgctTCCCACCCTTCTGTGTTGGCTTATGCCTATCCCACCCTTTGTGTTGGGGACCTCAGCCAGTCTGCACTCCAGGAGAATGGATTTGTGTCACGCGTTAGGCTGTTTATATATGGtgcatttgcatgacaatggttGCTTTGAAGTGTGACCGCTGACCTCAAGTACTGAAGAGGAATGCAcagttatcccataatgctccgtgtatcttcagagaattacaattacacttcaaggtaagtacctctcgtctaattttaaaattctcAGGCATCGAAATGTGGGTCATCTTTACTTAATTCTCCAAACTTTCATTTTGCACTAAGAATGTGATCTTTGGGCTTGAAATACTCGTAGACATAATCTTTCTGCAGATCTAAacttatttttctcgaatgtgTGAGGCAAGAATTTATTTCACCTAAAATGCGTGTTGATTGCATGGACTTTGTGTCGATATCAGTAGCCTTcaatattttgtaattttaacgGCAAAAAAGAAGTCTTGAGGAAAAAACAATACACCACAACAGTCGCCATATAATAGGCTATTTCTGGGTACCAATATCAGCATTGGTCATTTTTGACCCATGTGCTGGTTCTCACCCACTGCCTAAGTGAAGTTGCTCTTAAGTGGCGTTTAATTGACAAAAATCACTAACAAGTTGTGCTTAAAATAGCACACTGTTATAACCAAATTATGAATCACTATGACATTTCAACTCAGGGAAAAATTAGGTGAGGGCAAACTACGACCTCACAAATATAAAAACAAGATTAGAAAAAGCAGCCAAGGAGGCGTTGTGGGGGGCGGTGGGACAAAATGAGAAGCGATAGACGTTCACTTTCGCTGGGATGTGCTCGCTGAGCTTGTTCGCAGATAAAGGGGAAGAACTTACGTGTCGCAGCCTTTACAAAGCTAATTACTCTCCACGTGACAGATAAAAGACCGTGTAATAAACCGCAGAGGCCACCCAGGAAAATGCCTATCGCATTGCCGCTCCCTGGCTGTTATCTAATGATATGCTTATCTTTGGTCCCAACATAAATCCCATTATGTTCCTTCCATTACATAATGTTGGCCTTAACATTGGGACGTCCTTTCAACAGGTTAATTATACGTCGTAGCAATGATTATGTGTTTATGCGACGGCCTTCCCCGACTGTCAGTAAATACAGAGATCGTGCTGGGTTTTAATGGCCACTTAAGTGGCGTTTAATTGACAAAAATCACTAACAAGTTGTGCTTAAAATAGCAACTATGACATTTCAACTCAGGAAAAAATTAGGTGGGGGCAAACTACACCAACAGCCACACTCTGTGGCAAACCCCACCAAGGCCGAGCATGCATACCAAGCACAAAACGAACGGCAAATTTAAGAAGTAAAAATCTAAAACCAGTCAGACATAAGACAAACCAGGCCAACATCCGATGTGTTTCTATTCTGATATAACAATAAGGGTAATCGGCTCTCCAGCCCATGCCTGCGGAGAGCCGATTTCACCTAAAGGCATTGAGTGAAACGTAAAAACCTAACCTACGAAAGGAAAGcccaaacaaaaatacaaagtaaaaaataaaccTCACGCAGAACATCAGAAAAACACCAGGCCAATCTCTGACATGTTTTCGGTCTGTATAATAAGAATACAAATAAAAGCGTCTCTCCAGCCCAAGCCTGCCGACAGCCAACTTTTTGTGAACACCAGGCAGTTCACCAGCCCATGCCTGTCGAGAACTCATTATTTGGACGTGATAAAAACAGTGATCAGCCCATAACTTAAATGCATCGGATTTCCAATGAGCAAGACCCCAAATCTGTGCGTCAGACATGCCGTTTTCAGCTGCCAAACTAGCTGCACCAATATGAAAAGAGTGG of the Montipora capricornis isolate CH-2021 chromosome 7, ASM3666992v2, whole genome shotgun sequence genome contains:
- the LOC138055363 gene encoding uncharacterized protein, with translation MDKALNESTNISTLEASDVNMPEAGEKLEANDNIDDFEVDIEDLKSQLGLHELFSSMESMKSLISQVTASKRPASEPLPANLAKRSLAATADESQPTRVASVTDAGSFDPSQPISCTDTTAEAAELDLPSIFDDSDAKGPKVSEVLALRVNEACTKKALDSKLKEIEAKYKAPENGDFLCVPKVNLEFWFELARQARTKDLALQEAQRGITKGIQPVIELVEKILNAQKTKSELKPDSFITPLVDAITLLCNASFRLSLVRRETMREFVNPSYRSLCSKNTPPGKWLFGDQLPKQIKEIAEVKKMAKKLGPSQTSPGTRRGDRRNTSGRGSSFNQGQGRKVYFFRLKESQQHHSQQQGSQEQPTFLDSYKAALLPVESARKDGKRACGPVSPNCTSMANAKLVPPPSENVIQDTNTSTSRSSTLTPGSLQQASSSARQTPTCRMDLISQQLQAGGLSTQATELICASWTKGTEKQYKPVWKTWSSWCDQRHINPLQGNAVHLVNFLAEQFHQGKSYSTLNTYRSAISTTLHLIRDDKLGDHPYVSRCLKGVFVSRPPSPRYSFTWNVSQLTSYLAAQPPVQSLSLKALTLRTVTLCSLVSAQREQTLCSLDLDNMSIYEDEIKFVIGSRTKTSRPGKKPLEVSIPSLPTKLSLCPKQTLLHYIHCTQHLRKSGEQTVSQLFISHVKPHKPVSSSTLGRWIKTIMTDSGIDTSIFKPHSVRDASTSALYQRGASLAEIMKMADWSSERTFNRFYNRNVYNTNPSSLAGRLVLS